The nucleotide window gccggccgcggcggccattggagggtgaaccaacggcaaaggaagacctttctctctgtctctctctctcactgtccactctgcctgtcaaaacaaacgaacaaacaaacaaacaaacaaacaaacaaaaaaacagcctTATTTTACCTAACGACGATGGAACACTTCGGCAGTTTTCCATTTCGGAGTAACGGCCGCTAAGAGCAAAAAGACTCGCTGCGGGCTGGGGCGGCGTGAGCgagggctgggaaaagcaggtgCAGCGGGGGACGCAGGTCTCGCGCGCCACCGCGTGGCCGCTCGCGCAGAAAGAGGGCGTGGGCTGGGAAGCGAAAGCGAAACCCTGGAGAGCTCAGGGGCCCCCCTCGCCGCCAGAGCTTCTGGGCCGACCCAGGTAGAGAAGGAAGTTGAGACGGAGGCAGGGGATTTCAGGGCTCAGTCCCTGCCCCTTAAGAGAAAGTCCTCCAGGGCCGCCTGCCGCCGCCGGTGAGTTCCTGCGGACAGAGGCCTGGGGCACAGACGGCACTCCACGCCGTCACCCATCCCACGCCCCTGCTCCCCATCGCTGGGGATCCTGAGGAGTGTGGAGGTGGGGTAGCCTCAGGAGCGGGTGGGGCGGGGTCAGGAGGACTTTTTTTCCTGTTAGTACTAGGCTGAACGGGaacggcgcccgtgtgggagtcGTGCGCTGCTGAGCGCCGGGTACCACGTCttgcagggagaggctggggacaGCCGGGAGCTCTGGACTGGGGCGAGGATTGGTTATCAGCTCTCCAGTTTCTCACCTGTCCCCTTAGGTAGCGCCATGCCGCTCCCGGACCCGAGACCCTGGGCTTCGCTGCTGGTGGCGGATTTGGCcttgctctggctgcttcaggGGACTGTGGGGGCTTTGCTCCCCCAGGGGCTTCCAGGACTGTGGCTGGAGGGGACCCTGCGACTCGGGGGGCTGTGGGGACTGCTAACTCTGGGAGGGCTGTCGGGGCTGGTGAGGACCCGGCTACCCGTGCTGTGCCTGGCCACGCCACTGTTTTTCTCGCTGAGGGCCCTGGTCGCAGGGGCGGCGAGTGCGCCCGCAGCCAGTGTGGCTTCCGCGCCGTGGAGCTGGCTGCTGTTGGGCTACGGGGCGGCGGGGCTGAGCTGCGCCGTGTGGGCTGTGCTGAGCTCCCCGGGAGCGGCAGAGGGCGCTCAGGCCCGGGAGGACAGCAGAGCGTTGATGTGGAGATTGCTGAAGCTCTCCAGGCCAGACCTGCCTTTCCTCGCCTCTGCCTCCGTCTTCCTGGTGTTTGCTGTTTTGGGTGAGTGGGGAGGATGTTGGGGTCGGAGGTGGGCAAAAGCCCTTTTGCACTTGCCCACACGTCTGTTTCCCGCTCGGGCCTCTGGCAGGGGAGACCGTAATCCCTCACTATTCCGGTCGTGTGATTGACATCCTGGGAAGTGATTTTGAGCCCGAGGCATTTGTCAGCGCCATCTTTTTCATGTGCCTCTTCTCTGTTGGCAGGTAGGTGAAGGGCAGTTGGGCTCACTTGCTAGACCCAAATCTGCAGGGCCCCTCCTTTCCCCAATGCTAGTTTCAGACCGTTTCTTGCCCAGATACTTAAAATAGGCGTGCATGTACTTAAGATCCATCtgcttcatccatccatccatccatccatccatccatcctgatTGGGTGGCCCTCGTGGACCCAGAACTCCCAGGGTATCATGCTGCCTCCTGGTCCTCAGTGAAGTGGCTCCCTCCTCTTATTCCTACCCACGTCCGTGCCTTCCTCCCAGTCCCACACCAGCCTCACCATTTTTGACTGCTTTCTCACTTCGCTCACCAGCGCCCAGTCCCTCATTATTTCGTGTCTGGCAGTACCCACAGCTTCTTGACCGTCACAACTAAATGTGTAGCAGAAACCCATGGAACACCTGCCTGTAGGTTTTAGTGTTTTCCCTTAGTGTTGGTCCAGGGGCAATTCTCCAAGCATGATCGTGTGGGCAGCACGACCCCAGGGCTCCGTGGATGGGGAGGGCAGGGGTTCATGGCTGCAGTTCCTGTAGAGGAGCATCAGTGGCTGTCAGGAGgatgctggggcaggggaggagaggccagGACGGGGGAGAAGCCTGGAGGGGCGGTGCATGGAGGCCAGGCAGACGCCAGcaccaggctgcttctcttcctagtAGCTCTTGTCTTCCCTGGTGTCTAGCACAGTGCAGACCCCATGAACCCTTGTGGAATTGTGCCTGCTGTGATGTGGCTCCCACACCGCCTTTCTTCTTGCTCTGTTcatgcccctcccctccccctcgattctttgtctcctctctccgctGCTGTCTCTGATTCTGTGTTTCTCTTCCTTCTGCTCGCACCCCCTCGCCCCTTCTCCGCCCGACCCCACAGCTCGCTGTCTGCAGGCTGCCGAGGAGGCTTCTTCACGCTCATCATGTCCAGAATCAACGTGCGGGTCCGGGAGCAGCTCTTCTCCTCGCTGCTACACCAGGACCTGGGTTTCTTCCAGGAGACTAAGACAGGTGAGGCCTGGAGTCCAGGTCtgctgtgtccccccccccccccccgccccagcccggtaccctcctgcctccacccaggcaccagggcctggggctcctcttgacTCCCTTGGAACAGAGTAGGGCTGCAGCCCCCAGGCTCTCTGCGGGTGGAGGGACAGGCAGGTGGGAGCTCCGTGGGAGGCTCCGGTTCCTCACCTGCGGCTGCGTCCTCTCCAGGAGAGCTGAACTCACGGCTGAGCTCCGACACCTTGCTGATGAGCTGCTGGCTGCCTCTGAACGCCAATGTGCTCTTGCGAAGCCTGGTGAAAGTGGTGGGGCTGTACGGCTTCATGCTGTACGCGTCCCCCCAGctgaccttcctctctctgctcgACGTGCCCCTCACCATAGCAGCCGAGAAGGTGTACAGCAGCCGCCACCAGGTACTGGACACGAACCCTGTGGGGAGAACAGAGCTTGGAGGGGAGTGCGATCCCACATTTGTAGCTAGAGGACctcctagagagagagagagaatctcttttCAGTGCTGAGAGTGGAAAGGAGAGCGTACGTGTAGACTGCAGCCTGCTTACCCAGGCATCCACCAGGGGGTGTGGGAGTTCAGAAGATCATGACCCcgtggggggggggtgcatcTTTCCCAGAAGATAATgaggttccttccacccacatgggatatctggaTTGAGTCTCCAGGTCTTGGCGTCAgcattggcccagccctggccatctcaggcatctggagagtgcactagcggatgggagctctctctttctttgtctcccctcTTCCATGcatttcagagaaaaagaaaatatttcagaatgaaTTTTTTATTAGCATGCACTACTTGTGTATTTTTATGGCATAAAGTGCACCATCTCAGCATATTTGCACAGTGTAAGTCAATCGAACCAGGCAGCCAGCTTTTCCATTTCCGTACCTTTTTGTTGCGCTTGGGGTCTATTCCCTCCTCACCTCCGGGTTTGCACAGCACGCACACGGAGCATTGCTGAGAACTCTAGGCACCCGCTGGGCTGTGGGAAACTAGAACTTGTTACTTCTGTCTGCTGTCCCCTCCTCCACGGGTCCCAGCTTCTAGAAATCACTGTTCTACGTTCAGATcaattattatgattatttttaacgCTTTCACATTTGTGCTTTTCTGTGTCTGGTGTATTTTGCTTAACATCCTGATCTCTAGCTAGTTCCACTAGCTTTGCTGCAAAGTTAgggtttcattatttatttattttacaaaatattaacttatttgagagggagaaggagtgtgaccatcctctggtttgctccccaaatgatgcctgcgatgcccacaatggctggggctgggccaggccaaagccaagagcaaggagctcactccaggtctcccacgttgagtGGTGgggactcgagccatcacctgctgcctcccagggtgtgggttCAGGTACCCTGGTGTGTGACATGGGCATCCTGACTGGTCGGCTTAGCCATTCAGCCAAGTGCCTGTccttggatttcattctttcttaaggctgaataatattcctttatgCATCTGTTCCACATTTCCTTTGTCCATTCCTCCatggatggacacttaggttgattccatagcttctGTTGTGAATTGCACTGCAGTGAGCATGGAGTGCAGGTGTgtttttgatatgctgatttGATCTCCTTTGGGTGTAGACCCAGAAGTGGGATCGCTGGGTCGTAGACTGGTTTTTGAGGAGCCTCCGTGCTGTTCCTCATTGTGGTTGTGCTAATTCCTTCTGGAGGGGAAGAGCAGCTTGCCATTTTCAGATAGCTGGGCTGGAGTGAGACCTGGGGCTGGCTGTCCTCCGCTCCCGTGGTCCACCTGTCCGCTGCCCCACTTTGCCAGGCGGTGCTGCTGGAGATCCAGGACGCGGTGgcgagggcagggcaggtggtgcGGGAGGCCGTCGGAGGGCTGCCGACCGTGCGCAGTTTTGGGGCCGAGGAGCACGAAGTCTGTCGCTACAAGGAGGCCCTGGAAAAATGCCGGCAGCTGTGGTGGCGACGAGACCTGGAGCGAGCCCTGTACCTGCTCCTGCGCAGGGTGAGGTGGCCGGCGGCGTGGTTGCATGGAGGGAGCCCAGAGGGGGCAACGGAAGGCTTGGGGAGCCTAGAGCCGGTCCTCAATcccgcaggggtggggtggggcagggcggggatAGAATGGGGAGACCCCTTCTCAGCTCACCGCTTTctcctcctgtcccagctgctgcaacTGGGGATGCAGGTGCTGATGCTGAACTGCGGGCTGCGGCAGATCCTGGCTGGCGAGCTCACGCAGGGCGGGCTGCTCTCCTTCCTGTTCTACCAGGAGGAGGTGGGCCGCTATGTGCACGTGAGTGAGGGGCCCACACGCGCTCTTTTCTTGTGGCTTCCCAAGCCTTGggctttatttctctctcttaaacATTAAAACAACACtagggctggtgccttggctcacttggctaatcctcggcctgtggcgccggcatcccatatgggcgtcgggttctagtcccggttgctcctcttccagtccagctctctgctgtggcccaggaaggcagtggaggatggcccaagtgcctgggccctgcacccgcatgggagacctggaggaagcacctggttcctggctttggattggcgtagttccggccgtagcagccatttggggggtgaaccagtggaaggaagacctttctctctgtctctctgtctctctctctcactgtctaactctgcctgtcaaacaaacaaacaaacaaacaaaaacaaaaaccaaaacattaaaacaacacacaaaaaaaaaaccaactaatTTTGTCCTGGAGAATTTCAAATTCATGCCACAGAAAAAAGAGACAATATAACAAACCTGTGTGGCCCCATcccttgttttttattattattattattattattattattatttttgacaggcagagtggacagtgagagagagagacagagagagaaaggtcttccttttgccgttggttcaccctccaatggccgccgctgcagccggcgcaccgggctgatccgatggcaggagccaggatccaggtgcttttcctggtctcccatggggtgcagggcccaagcacctgggccatcctccactgcactccctggccatagcagagagctggcctggaagaggggcaaccgggacagaatccggcgccccgactgggactagaacccggtgtgccggcgccactaggcggaggattagcctagtgagccacggcgccggccccatcccttgttttaataattttcagtTTGTGTTCAATCTTGTTTGATCTGTAGTCACACCCACTTCCTCACAGCTGTATTATTTTGAGGCAAATCTAAGAAAGTAATAGCTTCCTA belongs to Oryctolagus cuniculus chromosome 5, mOryCun1.1, whole genome shotgun sequence and includes:
- the TAP2 gene encoding antigen peptide transporter 2, yielding MPLPDPRPWASLLVADLALLWLLQGTVGALLPQGLPGLWLEGTLRLGGLWGLLTLGGLSGLVRTRLPVLCLATPLFFSLRALVAGAASAPAASVASAPWSWLLLGYGAAGLSCAVWAVLSSPGAAEGAQAREDSRALMWRLLKLSRPDLPFLASASVFLVFAVLGETVIPHYSGRVIDILGSDFEPEAFVSAIFFMCLFSVGSSLSAGCRGGFFTLIMSRINVRVREQLFSSLLHQDLGFFQETKTGELNSRLSSDTLLMSCWLPLNANVLLRSLVKVVGLYGFMLYASPQLTFLSLLDVPLTIAAEKVYSSRHQAVLLEIQDAVARAGQVVREAVGGLPTVRSFGAEEHEVCRYKEALEKCRQLWWRRDLERALYLLLRRLLQLGMQVLMLNCGLRQILAGELTQGGLLSFLFYQEEVGRYVHTLVYMWGDMLSNVGAAEKVFRYLDRKPNLPPAGTLAPPTLQGLVEFQDVSFAYPSRPDQPVLQGLTLTLRPGEVTALVGPNGSGKSTVAALLQNLYQPTGGRLLLDGNPISEYEHHYLHRQVAVVGQEPVLFSGSVRDNIAYGLANCGDDQVMAAVRAARADDFIREMERGIFTDVGEKGSQLAVGQKQRVAIARALVRDPRVLILDEATSALDVQCEQALQDWKSQGDRVVLVIAHRLQTIQNADQILVLRQGRLLEPAQLREGQDLYSRLVQQQLQD